In Treponema rectale, a single genomic region encodes these proteins:
- a CDS encoding type II toxin-antitoxin system RelE family toxin, whose protein sequence is MFAVGFSPKVKRQIAKLGESVKHSIKTYLEEKIIPAKNKKELYEAGGTELVGNLKGLWRFKSSEFKNYRIIAYLEDDKLVITVLAVESRSGSYKNKEDLAKKARKGKIG, encoded by the coding sequence ATGTTTGCAGTGGGATTTTCTCCAAAAGTTAAAAGACAAATTGCAAAATTGGGAGAATCGGTTAAACACTCAATAAAGACCTATTTAGAAGAAAAGATTATACCGGCAAAAAACAAAAAAGAGCTTTATGAAGCTGGTGGTACTGAATTAGTTGGCAATCTCAAAGGTTTGTGGCGCTTTAAAAGTTCGGAATTTAAAAATTATAGAATTATTGCTTATCTTGAAGATGATAAACTTGTTATTACAGTATTAGCTGTTGAAAGTCGTTCTGGTTCTTATAAAAACAAAGAAGATTTGGCAAAGAAGGCAAGAAAAGGAAAAATTGGATAA
- a CDS encoding helix-turn-helix domain-containing protein, producing the protein MTEDFFRDRLRFLRNEKHISAREMSLSLGQNESYINKIETGKASISITSFLNICEFLNISPSDFFNPEVKNSASIQEIIKYYKALNPHQAKYILELLKDLNKCTNIL; encoded by the coding sequence ATGACTGAAGATTTTTTTAGAGACAGATTACGGTTTTTAAGAAACGAAAAACATATTTCAGCACGAGAAATGAGTCTGTCTTTAGGACAAAATGAAAGTTACATCAACAAAATCGAAACCGGAAAAGCTTCCATTTCAATAACCTCTTTTTTAAACATCTGTGAATTCCTAAATATTTCTCCATCTGATTTTTTTAATCCGGAAGTAAAAAATTCAGCATCTATCCAGGAAATTATAAAATATTATAAAGCACTAAATCCCCATCAGGCAAAATACATTCTTGAACTGTTAAAAGACTTAAACAAATGCACGAACATTTTATGA
- a CDS encoding leucine-rich repeat domain-containing protein, which produces MKLRFVLSVFLVTFGIFLVGCKSEDEKVVKSITVTVSDLPNLSLDEKIDLYEIKVVEDRAEPSYDSSFFYKLSIICSSASPVSLDLTELGISTIESSISIFRGCIVLQGIKLPDSLTTIGGSAFSGCTSLKSVEIPDSVTTIGMYTFSGCTSLKSVEIPDSVTTIGMYTFSGCTSLQSVEIPDSVTAIERSAFYGCTSLQSVEIPDSVTTIGSEAFSGCTSLKSVEIPDSVTTIGMYTFSGCTSLKSVEIPDSVTAIGSGAFYGCTSLKSVEIPDSVTAIEWSAFYGCTSLQSVEIPDSVTAIKGGDIQLGFYGAFSGCTSLKSVEIPDSVTVIGSCAFSGCTSLQNVEISASLITIGKYAFYGCTSLKSVYIPASVITIEQNAFKECTNLLSVVFEDIEGWSPQVSNLVETTKLLVLGYSFTKS; this is translated from the coding sequence ATGAAGTTACGTTTTGTTCTGTCTGTTTTTTTAGTTACTTTTGGAATTTTTTTAGTTGGATGTAAAAGTGAAGATGAGAAAGTTGTGAAAAGTATTACGGTAACTGTCAGTGATTTGCCGAACTTGTCTCTTGATGAGAAAATTGATCTTTATGAAATAAAAGTTGTTGAAGATAGAGCAGAACCTTCTTATGATTCCAGTTTTTTTTATAAATTATCCATAATATGTTCATCGGCTTCACCTGTTAGTCTTGATTTAACTGAATTAGGTATATCTACTATAGAAAGCTCTATATCTATATTTAGAGGCTGTATAGTTTTGCAAGGTATAAAGTTACCAGATTCACTTACAACAATAGGAGGTAGTGCATTTTCTGGTTGTACAAGTTTGAAGAGTGTAGAGATACCCGATTCAGTTACAACTATAGGAATGTATACATTTTCTGGTTGTACAAGTTTGAAAAGTGTAGAAATACCTGATTCAGTTACAACTATAGGAATGTATACATTTTCTGGTTGTACGAGTTTGCAGAGCGTAGAGATACCAGATTCAGTCACAGCAATAGAACGGAGTGCATTTTATGGTTGTACAAGTTTGCAGAGCGTAGAGATACCTGATTCAGTTACAACAATAGGATCGGAAGCATTTTCTGGATGTACAAGTTTGAAAAGTGTAGAGATACCCGATTCAGTTACAACTATAGGAATGTATACATTTTCTGGTTGCACAAGTTTGAAAAGTGTAGAGATACCCGATTCAGTCACAGCAATAGGATCGGGAGCATTTTATGGTTGTACAAGTTTGAAAAGTGTAGAGATACCCGATTCAGTCACAGCAATAGAATGGAGTGCATTTTATGGTTGTACAAGTTTGCAGAGCGTAGAGATACCTGATTCAGTTACAGCAATAAAGGGAGGTGACATTCAACTTGGGTTTTACGGTGCATTTTCTGGTTGTACAAGTTTGAAGAGTGTAGAGATACCTGATTCAGTCACAGTAATAGGATCGTGTGCATTTTCTGGTTGTACAAGTTTGCAGAACGTGGAGATATCTGCTTCACTTATAACGATAGGAAAGTATGCATTTTATGGATGTACAAGTTTGAAGAGTGTATATATTCCGGCTTCTGTTATAACAATAGAACAGAATGCATTTAAGGAATGTACAAATCTTTTAAGTGTCGTTTTTGAGGATATAGAAGGGTGGTCTCCTCAAGTTTCAAATTTAGTAGAAACAACAAAGTTGTTAGTTCTTGGTTATAGTTTTACAAAGAGTTAA
- a CDS encoding imidazoleglycerol-phosphate dehydratase yields MRTATIERNTSETQIKLTLNLDGTGKCDVKNPIGFFDHMLRSFCKHGMFDLTGELKGDLHVDQHHLIEDTGIVLGLCFAKALGDCAGINRSGFFIYPMDEALLQASVDFGGRSFLVCNANLTNIPLVSISPDGTEASFQTDCFEDFWQGFTANAKCNLHLDTIRGRSDHHKMEGLFKAASRAIRSAVEIDPRRNGEVPSTKGSIGS; encoded by the coding sequence ATGCGCACTGCCACAATCGAAAGAAATACTTCAGAAACACAAATTAAGCTTACCCTGAATCTCGACGGAACAGGAAAATGCGATGTTAAAAATCCTATTGGTTTTTTTGATCACATGCTCCGCTCTTTTTGCAAACACGGAATGTTTGATCTGACAGGTGAACTTAAAGGAGACCTGCATGTAGACCAGCATCACCTTATTGAAGATACAGGCATTGTTCTTGGACTTTGTTTTGCAAAAGCCCTTGGTGACTGTGCAGGAATTAACCGCAGCGGTTTCTTTATTTATCCTATGGATGAAGCTCTTCTTCAGGCCAGCGTTGATTTTGGAGGAAGATCTTTCTTAGTCTGCAATGCAAACCTTACTAATATTCCTCTGGTTTCAATTTCTCCAGACGGAACAGAAGCAAGTTTTCAGACAGACTGCTTTGAAGATTTCTGGCAGGGATTTACTGCAAATGCAAAATGCAATCTTCATCTTGATACAATCCGCGGAAGAAGTGATCATCACAAAATGGAAGGATTATTTAAAGCAGCTTCCCGTGCCATAAGAAGCGCTGTTGAAATAGATCCGAGACGTAATGGTGAAGTTCCTTCAACAAAAGGTTCTATCGGAAGCTGA
- a CDS encoding biotin--[acetyl-CoA-carboxylase] ligase, producing MTTKEKVLNELNNKSEPVSGEYLAKICGVSRAAVWKAINSLREAGVCINGTTNGGYMIEGQADIFSLETVRREFESAFPQFSESHIECFNEIDSTNTYAKRLLSQCASLRNEKGELTADGKKYNNSIIVAESQTAGRGRSGRTFVSPKKTGIYLSVIVMPEGGVKNPARITAFSAVAVCRAIEKLYGAEPSIKWINDIFLNGKKVSGILTEGTANFETGIIDSAIIGIGINIEPNEEFSKSGLSKVAGSIIDGTADKNDKKNSVTRAKFAAFVAGEVLSVLQEDTASVISEYKARSFIIGKTVEVHTLADSDQGMYKATAVDITDDAALVVECSDGSRHTLSSGEVTLKSDAFV from the coding sequence ATGACGACAAAAGAAAAAGTACTGAATGAATTGAATAATAAATCTGAACCTGTCAGCGGAGAGTATCTTGCAAAAATCTGTGGAGTAAGCAGGGCTGCTGTGTGGAAGGCAATTAATTCTTTAAGGGAAGCCGGTGTCTGCATTAACGGAACTACTAACGGCGGTTACATGATTGAAGGTCAGGCGGATATTTTTTCTTTAGAAACAGTCAGGCGTGAATTTGAATCAGCATTCCCGCAATTTTCAGAAAGTCATATTGAATGTTTTAATGAGATAGATTCAACAAATACCTATGCAAAAAGATTATTGTCTCAATGTGCTTCTCTTAGAAATGAAAAGGGAGAACTTACTGCTGATGGAAAAAAGTATAATAATTCAATTATTGTTGCAGAATCCCAGACTGCAGGAAGGGGACGTTCCGGCAGAACTTTTGTTTCTCCAAAAAAAACCGGTATTTATCTTTCTGTAATTGTTATGCCTGAAGGCGGTGTAAAGAATCCGGCTCGTATAACGGCATTCAGTGCGGTGGCAGTCTGTCGTGCAATAGAAAAACTTTATGGTGCAGAGCCTTCTATAAAATGGATAAATGATATTTTTTTGAATGGAAAAAAAGTTTCAGGAATTCTTACGGAAGGAACTGCAAATTTTGAAACAGGTATAATTGATTCAGCTATAATTGGAATTGGAATTAATATTGAACCTAATGAAGAGTTTTCAAAAAGCGGATTGAGTAAAGTTGCAGGTTCAATTATTGACGGAACAGCTGATAAAAATGATAAGAAAAATTCTGTAACTCGTGCAAAATTTGCTGCTTTTGTTGCAGGAGAAGTTTTATCTGTTTTACAGGAAGATACGGCAAGTGTTATTTCAGAATACAAAGCCCGGTCGTTTATAATTGGAAAAACTGTTGAAGTTCATACACTGGCTGACAGCGATCAGGGAATGTATAAAGCAACGGCTGTAGATATAACGGATGATGCCGCTCTTGTCGTTGAATGTTCTGATGGAAGCCGTCATACCCTTTCTTCCGGAGAAGTAACCCTAAAGTCTGATGCATTTGTTTAA
- the relB gene encoding type II toxin-antitoxin system RelB family antitoxin has product MLALRLKPELEKRLTNLALKTGRTKTFYATKAIEQQLDEMEDYYLAEQSYDEWIAEGKKSYSFDEVFN; this is encoded by the coding sequence ATGTTAGCATTACGATTAAAACCTGAATTAGAAAAAAGACTTACAAATCTTGCTTTAAAAACAGGAAGGACAAAAACTTTTTATGCAACAAAAGCTATTGAACAGCAATTAGACGAAATGGAAGATTACTATCTTGCTGAACAGTCTTATGATGAATGGATTGCTGAGGGTAAGAAAAGCTATTCTTTTGATGAGGTTTTTAATTAA